GATAGATAGCTAAaattaatattattattattatttacatGTATTCTTATTCTTTTCTTGAGTATTTATCAAGTAATGAAATGGTGTGAAGAGGAATGTAGCAAAAAAGCTAAGTTTTCATGTGAATAAAAGGTGCATAAATGGAACTTACTTGTAAATAAACAAGGCTAGTAAcaaaaacataaatgtgaaaaatgttatgttcaatGGTTTTTGGAGATATTTAAAAGAAGAGATTTACTGTATATTATCAACTCCGTGTTGTAAGTCTTTATCATCTTCAATGGTTGACACCGTTTTCCTCTTCAGTGAAACTATAAAAATCCAATTGAAAATATATAATAACATAAATGAGGGTAATCAATAAATTCAAGAAAAATACCAATCCTTTAGGAGTTTCATCTTTCTCCAAGTAAAGTATCCCCTTGAAATTAGAAACTTACCATTTCGTGGCGATCTTTGATAATGACATCTTTGGATTGCAAGAGTTGCAGACTCCCTTCGAAATCTTCCAAGAACACTTGTCTCACTCATCTGTAAAATAAAATTATAGTTCGCATTCAGGATCTTGGTGCCACATTTAAAAGTGCATGTCTTTTGTATTTAAGATGTATACATTATCATCCTATCAACACTATGTTCAATATATTTCATGATTTCAAATGCAAACTTAATTTTCAATTAATTTGAATATTTTTTGTTAAATTATCTACCAACTGAGTCATATTTACTTTATTTCCTTATTTAATAGCATATGTTATGCTTGTAATGTCGCACCTCTATTCCCAAAGCATTTTGCTTTGTCGAGGTAGATGGAATGGCCTTGAACCTACATGTGTCACTGTTTTCCATCTCATATTTAAGGAGTACCTACAGGGGGAACAATAAATGTATCTCAAATGGAGGTTAATTAAAAGAATAGTCAACTATTCTTGATGCTCTCATAATATAATTAAAAATATATTCTACTTCAATTTATCTAACCATGAGACACCACTTCCTTTTATAGGATGCTCATGATCCAGTCCACATATTACTACCACATACTCCCTCTCTAAACTAATATAAgaccgtttagatcactaaagtagtaatgtaaacgctcttatattagtttatggagggagtatatatctaAATTATTTAGCATAAAATTATTCTAATTTCACTATATTGGTTGTAAAGACTAGACTACAAGCCATAAAGCCATATTGACAACTTTGTGAAACTTAAGAAAAGTCGAATTAATTTTAGTTGGTAAAGGCTCATTTTACAAGACACATAGAATATTTTAACTAAGTTTTGTATTCCACTGTTTAGCTTGGGACCCATCAGGTCATCAACCATTGCATGAATGAACCACAAGAAGACCACAACTAAAAAATATATAGAAGGGCGGGCAGAATATAAGAAGCACCTTCTTGTAGAAGTTATGAAAGGACCATGAAACATTTGTGCATGTCCTACAAAAATATGATTGTCAAAACACATAAAACCAAGAAGGAAAATAAGATCATATGCCAATTTACTCAAGTTCATGTCATTGAACAATTTAATACGAGGTTCATAAATGAAAATTCCATCAAAATTCTTCCAGGAGAAGTGGAATTCGTACTTTGGTGGTTCAAAAGACTCTCCCACTTGGCGCCACTTTCTGCTTAATGTTACCTGTTGGTGCAATTTGTTAGTAATTAAGTATGTGATGGACATTGGATAAATATTGCAAAAACgtattataataaaatatagagAATCACATTGTCTAATACATACAAAAATGTATTGTATATCACATTTAATTTGGTGGCTCGAAGAGTACTAACTTGTATCCCTTTCTGAGGGAAAGTGAGCATGTCATCATTTTTCTCAAAGAAACCCAATTTGCGAGTGGTGCACTAATCTATGTTTGGGTGTAAAATGTTGATGGAAATATTTTGGATAGCTATCTTTTCCATCTTCTTAATTTGGAGTTCTCTTGAAGAACATTTTGGGTACAAAATTCAATGTTAACTTAGTTTTTTCAACAAATTGTTAGTGATTATggtttccccaccgattgttagcaTCAAGAGCAGTGTCTTACCACAATCTCAATCATTTTACTAAAATATACAAAAAAGCCAAGGAGGTTCATTAAATAATGAATGAATATTTTATTTATGGCAAGATATAGAACTTGGTCCAAAAAATGAACCATACATGAAATAGATTGCATATAAAAAGAGTTATAATATCATTATGGTACATGTGAGTATGAATATACCACTCTTTACCTTTTTTGGGTAGAATTTGATTCCTTTCAAATAAGTAAAATACTTGAAGAAACCCAAATGATGTTATGATTGTTTAACAATGGTCACAAATATGGTAGTTGGACTAATTAAACACACAACACACTAAAACAAATAATGAATGAATCTATATTTTTTGGTTGTTTTGCATAATTATGAAAATGAAAAGGGACAAAATTTCACCAAAATGGTGGTTCGTAGTTTATAGGATATATTCAGTTGCTTGGGATATAAGATGTGTCCAATTGAGATGTGCTAATGTAGAAAAACATATCTAGATGTAAATACATAGGGTGAAAGGGAATCAAATTCATAGCTCATGTTATATAGAGGGATGTAAACATCAGAGAATGATCACCTGTTTATACCGACCCAATTTCTTCACCTTTCTCCACAACCTACAAAAATATAGTCAATATCAAGTTAGTAGGTTCAATATGCTCATAGAACCTTGTATCATTAAGGAATTAAAAATTATGTAGTACTTAATTAAGGTAATTCAACCCTTCTCCATAGAACTTTGGGGGCCTGAATTCCATTGAATTATCCTTGTGGAATCGTTCAAGTTCATTCATGAAATTATCCTGCTCTTCCTTAGTACCAGAGTCCTCATCACTATGGGCGTTGTCAAACATCAGTGAATGGTTTGAGATCTTTAACAACGAACTTCCCTCCTCATCTTTCCTAaatggtgcaggttgaagatgatttTGATCATTCATATCCTCTAATGAGATACCATTTCCACTCTCCCCTTCCCCCTCGACATCTAGTAATTTGGTGTTTCCTAGAATCTGTATGCGATCAATCGAACATACGGACTCACCCAATCCGTTCCTGCCCTTACTGGATTTCCCCTCTTCTATGCCCACACTATCATCCACGGGTAGATCCGTGGTTTTTTCCACCTTACGTTCTACCTGTACGAAAGGCGCATCATCGCCTTCAACTTGTGACATAGTTTTGTTTAGATCCATGAAATCCTAGACCTTTCACTTGAATAGCTTAGATCTAGTACATCAGCACCCAAAACCCTTCCTTTTAATCTGAAATCACAACTCGTGTGTTAAACAAAAGGCATGTTATTCTACTGAAACTAGGAAAATACCAAAATATGGGCGCTAGATCTCAACCTGAGAAGATGGTCCTTGATACTTGGTATGCTGAGGTCGAAGACGATGTCGTGAGGCGGCGCAGTGTAGTGGGAAAACCTAATGGGAAATtttagacatatatatatatatatatatatatatatatatatatatatatatatatatatatatatatatatatatatatatagagggggtgacTCTGAACAGAATCGGGGTTGGTAGAACCACCTTGGGTTTCTTTCTTTTTTAACTCTTCTGAATTGTGATATGCAAATAATAAATTTTACCTTTAATACCCCCCATAATCTATATAAGTGCTTGGCAATAGGTTATTGCTATTTTTAGATAGATGCCCCAGGGTTTTTTATTTTGGTAGCATGAGCTAAGAGACATTTTATTTGCTGGTGTCCTGGCTAAGGGTCCTCTCACCATGTTGACACCTGGCTTGGTGGGTTGGGCTGAGGACCCTTGTCGATTTTGTCATGGgctacttcgggcagcccatgacaTATACAAGGAAGATCCAGAAGACTTGGCGCACATGACAAGATGTTGGATTCGTGGAGGAATCGACCTTGTCGTATGTAGCCGACTAGGATTTTGTACCCTAGGACCCCCTATATCCTATATAAACCGATGGGACAAGCTAGTAGACATAAATTTACCTGTACTTTATACACAATCCAAGGCAATAAAAACAAGCATGGTTTGGTtttttatctcttcggagagccagAACCTAGGTAAATCTTTTATCTCTAGTAACATCGTcccaagatgcctagcttaggacaCCCTGCTAGGATATCCGCCATATTTAGCTCCGTTTGTGGTGTCCCATGCAGGTCCTGCTAGGTGATCGTCACGGTTCGATGGGACTCATGATCAACACTCAGGTCAGCACCAACACAATCTTAGTGTCGAACCAGATGTTCATCCTTGGTGGCGTGACACTCGTTGCCAACTCAAGTGGCCTCCTCGTCCAGGTCAAATCCTTTACTCCGGGCCAGACTGTTAGGTTTGGTAGTATGGAGTTACACAATGGACTCTGTGGAGAGCTAACCTTCTCAGGCTTGGTTTCGTGCCAGTCTGAGGAGCAGCACTAGTCGCTCTCTTCAGACCCAATTTTAGATCAGGCCGAGGATGGGCGTGATAAACCTTTAACGAGATCAGTGTCAAATTGGATCCCAAACCCACTCCCCCAATGTGGTATTTCGGATCAAGCTTTGGCGGAGGGCGTGAACTTTGTTCCGGGATTGATGTCGAATCAGATACTAAAGTCGCTTCCCATGGTTCCATTTTAGATGAAGCCATGGAGGAGTGTGAGAAATTCTTCCTGCTTGTGATATTAGATTGGATCAAGGAAATCGTCAAACCGGAGTTCCTAATCTCGGTGTCAGATCAGATCGAGGAGCTCCCTGTGGGAGTTGAGTTTGTTCACCCGCCCACCACTCATCTAATTGCTATCGGCGAAGATCTTACTGTCATCCACGAAGGTACAACTGGTACGTATCCAACGTACCTATAACTTAtgaaagtattcatgccatgtttacaacaattttatatggttttggtattatttgaatgtaactaacccgaacagacgctgtttttagcacaactaccgtggtgttgttttttgtgcagaaataaaagttcttggaattggATAAAACTTTTTGGAGATATTTATGTAAcaaatgaagaatattggagcaaagaaccacttgaggggggggggggtctgctgcccactaggcaccagggcgcgccacccccctctagcatgccctggtgggtagtgggcccctcgaGACCTATCTcagcgtgagaccgacgccaaaaaattcTATCAATATAGAAACCCCTAGAAATAACCCTAAATgagaagttccactgccgcaagcctctatagccaagaaaaaccaatctagaccgtgttccggcaccctgccggagaggaaatcaccaccggaggccatcttcatcatcccggcggccaccatgatgaggaggaagtAGTCCAACCTCAGGGCTGAggatttgtactagtagctatgtgtttgatctctctctctctctctcgtgttcttgatttggcacgattgtgatgtatcacgagctttattaatatagttggatcatatggtgtttctccctctctatattgttgtgatgaattgagttttccctttgagatttcgttattatcggattgaattcTTTTATGGATTTGacagcacttgatgtatg
This portion of the Triticum dicoccoides isolate Atlit2015 ecotype Zavitan chromosome 7A, WEW_v2.0, whole genome shotgun sequence genome encodes:
- the LOC119333699 gene encoding AT-rich interactive domain-containing protein 3-like, whose amino-acid sequence is MNDQNHLQPAPFRKDEEGSSLLKISNHSLMFDNAHSDEDSGTKEEQDNFMNELERFHKDNSMEFRPPKFYGEGLNYLKLWRKVKKLGRYKQVTLSRKWRQVGESFEPPKTCTNVSWSFHNFYKKKYQYQVYALVPGLLREELQVLSDPVGRLIITGEPTQLDNPWVLLASRR